In a single window of the Biomphalaria glabrata chromosome 13, xgBioGlab47.1, whole genome shotgun sequence genome:
- the LOC129922432 gene encoding fibrinogen-like protein 1: protein MYILHETNGVITTISRDQPVTKSGQNLSSYKIQGELYHNLSKDSYLQVTWQNVKLFDSGKYFCGAHVNYVLGQKDRFQEQLVISVQRPILDDLVKVVHDLQREVGEEKQRREISERNIMNIHEQNIEIVKEDMKINQQNIKNVKEDVKINQQNIENVKEDVKINQQNIEKNKEDVKINQQKIENIKEDLKINQPKFENVKKDVKINQDNIENIREEVKINQQNLTRLKETIDLLQYNLSNYEGKTNYTSLLQEIQNTLIPQSCRGIIYIKERVEVTLASGLKVMCDTKTDGGGWIIFQRRINGKVDFYRGWQEYRDGFGDYNIGEFYLGNENIFSLTSTGQYDLRIDLEFNNTKYFAQYKDFKILSETEKYKLHIGKYSGNAGDSLSGHNNMFFTTFDRDNDEQSGLNCAERCSGAWWYINCHYSNLNGLWGSTLSYKGMNWYELTGWSNSVSFSEMKIRERK from the exons ATGTACATACTTCACG agacCAATGGAGTTATTACGACTATATCTAGAGATCAACCTGTTACCAAATCTGGACAAAACCTGAGCTCCTATAAAATACAAGGCGAACTCTATCACAACTTGTCTAAAGATTCCTATCTTCAAGTCACATGGCAAAATGTGAAATTGTTTGACTCTGGAAAATATTTTTGCGGTGCCCATGTCAACTATGTACTCGGACAaaaagacagatttcaggagcAGTTAGTCATTTCTGTACAAAGACCAATTTTGGATGATTTGGTCAAAGTTGTTCATGATTTGCAGAGAGAAGTTGGTGAAGAAAAACAGAGGCGAGAGATTAGCGAACGAAACATAATGAATATTCATGAGCAAAACATCGAAATTGTTAAAGAAGACATGAAAATTAatcaacaaaacataaaaaatgttaaagaagATGTGAAAATCAATCAACAAAACATCGAAAATGTTAAAGAAGATGTGAAAATCAATCAACAAAACatcgaaaaaaataaagaagatgTCAAAATCAATCAACAAAAGATCGAAAATATTAAAGAAGACCTAAAAATCAATCAACCAAAATTCgaaaatgttaaaaaagatGTGAAAATCAATCAAGATAACATCGAAAATATTAGGGAAGAAGTAAAAATCAATCAACAAAACCTTACCCGTTTGAAAGAGACAatagatttattacaatataatctTTCCAATTATGAAG gaaaaacaaattacacatcTCTATTACAAGAAATCCAGAATACTTTAATACCGCAGTCATGTCGTGGCATCATCTATATAAAAGAACGCGTGGAGGTGACATTAGCTTCCGGGTTAAAGGTCATGTGTGACACAAAGACAGACGGCGGTGGATGGATCATCTTTCAGAGAAGAATCAACGGAAAAGTAGATTTCTATAGAGGCTGGCAGGAGTATCGTGACGGCTTTGGAGATTACAACATTGGTGAATTTTATTTgggaaatgaaaatatttttagtttaacttcTACTGGACAATATGATTTAagaatagatttagaatttaacaatacaaaatattttgcgCAATACAAAGACTTTAAAATATTGAGTGAGACTGAGaaatataaactacatataGGAAAATATTCAGGAAATGCTGGTGATAGTTTATCAGGTCATAACAACATGTTCTTTACGACTTTTGATAGAGATAACGATGAACAAAGTGGCTTAAACTGTGCAGAACGTTGTTCAGGTGCCTGGTGGTATATAAACTGTCATTATTCTAATCTAAATGGTCTATGGGGAAGTACATTAAGTTACAAGGGAATGAACTGGTATGAATTAACTGGATGGTCTAACAGTGTTTCTTTTAGCGAGatgaaaataagagaaagaaaataa